Proteins from a genomic interval of Desulfobacterales bacterium:
- the mutL gene encoding DNA mismatch repair endonuclease MutL: MTIPKIKILPETLSNKIAAGEVVERPASVVKELIENALDAHSTRIIIEVENGGQSLIQVSDNGSGMAAADALLAIERHATSKISSVDDLFAIQTLGFRGEALPSIASVSRFTLITRDGSSDAGTQIIVEGGKVKSVSETGAPQGTLVSVKQLFFNTPARKKFLKTVGTEMSHIADTVSRVALGHPDVQFRLVHNNKMVKNWPQVSRQLDRIADVLGKNIRADLHAIELERDGISIKGWIGSPKVTRRTSRGLYVFVNGRFVRDRTIQHGVFTGFAQRLVKGQFPVAVIFIRVPFDRVDVNVHPTKNEVRFVDPHPLHQAVKSAIAQTLYEIERVSWRPALVSQKTPQVVESLKPFTPENRDEEPSWQPRMSLPEINNTQTSASRQLPGARSQRHQWSATGGRNDQQSMFDSQGFSALRVVGQLHNTYIICEAETGLVLIDHHAAHERILFEQLQRRADKQPSAAQKLLVPETLELSFSEAEILGQMLPDLKALGLEIEPFGKNTFVIK; this comes from the coding sequence ATGACCATCCCCAAAATAAAAATACTCCCCGAAACGCTGTCCAATAAGATTGCGGCCGGTGAAGTGGTCGAACGGCCGGCATCAGTGGTCAAGGAGCTGATCGAGAATGCCCTGGACGCTCATAGCACCCGTATTATCATAGAGGTGGAAAATGGCGGGCAATCACTGATTCAGGTCTCCGACAATGGCAGCGGCATGGCTGCTGCTGATGCCCTGCTGGCCATCGAACGGCACGCCACCAGCAAAATTTCCAGCGTCGATGATTTGTTTGCCATTCAAACCCTGGGCTTCAGAGGTGAGGCCCTGCCCAGCATTGCATCGGTATCCCGCTTTACGCTGATTACCCGCGATGGATCTTCCGATGCCGGCACCCAAATTATTGTTGAGGGCGGAAAGGTCAAAAGCGTTAGCGAGACCGGCGCGCCGCAAGGAACCCTGGTTTCAGTCAAACAGCTGTTTTTTAATACGCCGGCCCGTAAAAAGTTTTTAAAGACAGTCGGCACCGAAATGAGCCATATTGCCGATACGGTCTCCAGGGTCGCCCTGGGCCATCCGGATGTGCAATTTCGCCTGGTTCACAACAACAAGATGGTCAAAAACTGGCCGCAGGTATCCCGGCAACTTGACCGAATTGCAGATGTGCTCGGCAAAAATATCCGTGCTGATCTGCATGCGATTGAATTAGAGCGTGACGGCATTTCAATCAAAGGCTGGATTGGTTCTCCTAAGGTCACACGCCGGACCTCACGGGGGCTCTATGTTTTTGTTAATGGCCGCTTTGTGCGGGACCGCACCATCCAGCATGGTGTCTTTACGGGCTTTGCCCAGCGCCTGGTAAAAGGGCAATTTCCCGTTGCCGTCATTTTTATCCGAGTCCCCTTTGATCGGGTGGATGTCAACGTGCACCCAACTAAAAATGAAGTTCGTTTTGTCGACCCGCACCCATTGCATCAAGCGGTTAAAAGCGCCATCGCTCAGACGTTGTATGAAATAGAGCGGGTTAGCTGGCGCCCGGCATTGGTGTCGCAGAAAACGCCTCAGGTTGTCGAGTCACTAAAACCCTTTACGCCTGAAAACAGAGATGAAGAACCGTCATGGCAACCTCGGATGTCGCTTCCGGAAATCAACAATACCCAAACGTCAGCCAGCCGCCAGCTGCCAGGAGCAAGAAGCCAAAGACACCAGTGGTCAGCAACCGGCGGCCGCAACGACCAGCAGTCAATGTTTGACAGCCAAGGCTTCAGCGCTTTAAGGGTTGTCGGCCAGCTGCATAACACCTATATCATCTGCGAAGCTGAAACCGGTCTGGTGCTCATCGACCACCATGCCGCTCATGAGCGCATTCTTTTTGAGCAATTGCAAAGACGGGCCGACAAACAGCCGTCCGCCGCCCAGAAGCTTCTGGTGCCCGAAACCCTTGAACTCAGTTTCAGCGAGGCTGAAATCTTAGGACAGATGCTGCCGGATTTAAAAGCCTTGGGTTTGGAGATTGAACCGTTCGGTAAAAATACCTTTGTGATTAAA